In Erigeron canadensis isolate Cc75 chromosome 6, C_canadensis_v1, whole genome shotgun sequence, the following are encoded in one genomic region:
- the LOC122606210 gene encoding uncharacterized protein LOC122606210 — translation MEEKMRPRPPTTTSAESKTIHHPSRWSSQLTTVIMTVQQVNRLINLQMGDDKSHGANLKRLGVALDVVNFYIVNLDYKAFAQASILTDKYRYARKELGALVTAANNNDNSHIVDIADVTSVVKILSDSSILKNNLHYLENKAAADAEHVKRTQFDKPELNKIAANYEYVQAKKTPRIDYKVREDLSRCRIYKQGGLELSHNDSNRFQPLRNLDNISRDRFEPQRE, via the exons atggaagaaaaaatgagaCCGAGACCACCCACTACAACCTCGGCGGAGTCTAAGACCATCCACCATCCATCTCGTTGGAGTTCACAGCTCACAACTGTAATCATGACCGTACAACAGGTCAATCG GCTTATAAATCTGCAAATGGGAGATGATAAGTCACATGGAGCGAATCTCAAACGTCTGGGTGTAGCTTTAGATGTTGTTAACTTCTATATAGTGAACCTAGACTACAAGGCTTTTGCACAAGCTAGTATCTTAACTGATAAATACCGTTATGCGAGGAAGGAACTTGGAGCACTTGTTACTGCTGCCAATAATAATGACAACAGCCACATAGTAGATATTGCGGATGTTACTTCTGTTGTTAAGATCCTATCCGATTcttctatattaaaaaataatctcCATTACCTTGAGAATAAAGCTGCTGCAGATGCTGAACATGTTAAAAGAACCCAGTTTGATAAACCAGAGTTGAATAAAATTGCTGCAAATTATGAATATGTTCAAGCAAAAAAGACTCCCCGTATAGATTATAAAGTCAGAGAAGATTTAAGCCGTTGCAGAATATATAAACAAGGTGGGTTGGAACTGTCTCACAATGATAGTAATAGATTTCAGCCGTTGCGGAATCTGGATAACATTTCCCGTGACAGATTTGAACCCCAGAGAGAATGA